In the Ursus arctos isolate Adak ecotype North America unplaced genomic scaffold, UrsArc2.0 scaffold_5, whole genome shotgun sequence genome, one interval contains:
- the TMEM171 gene encoding transmembrane protein 171 isoform X2, with protein sequence MSPVAAAEPDGVQRDRRVSKLIFFLFVFGAILLCVGVLLSIFGFQACQYKIFPDCSMVLKVAGPACAAVGLGAVILARSRARLQLREGRLRGSQADPDRAFICGESRQFAQCLIFGFLFLTSGMLISILGIWVPGCGSDWAQEPLNETDTADVEPQICGFLSLQIMGPLIVLMGLCFFVVAHVKRNNLNEGQDASESEDRPMQSTEPVQVTVGDAVIIFPPPPPPYFPESSASTVTPSPGANGLLPNENPPSYYSIFNYGTPTPEDQGAASERDRESIYTISGTALSSEISVTPHLSSELPPRYEEKEMAANITSSPSSEPPPP encoded by the exons ATGTCTCCTGTAGCTGCTGCTGAGCCAGATGGGGTCCAGCGGGACAGGCGTGTCAGCAagctcattttcttcctttttgtctttgGTGCCATCCTGTTGTGTGTGGGAGTCCTGCTCTCCATCTTTGGGTTCCAGGCATGCCAGTACAAAATCTTCCCAGACTGCAGCATGGTGCTGAAGGTCGCGGGGCCCGCCTGTGCCGCGGTGGGGCTCGGGGCTGTGATCCTGGCCCGCTCTCGGGCACGACTTCAGCTCCGAGAGGGGCGCCTGCGGGGCAGTCAGGCGGACCCTGACCGAGCCTTCATCTGTGGAGAGAGCCGCCAGTTTGCCCAGTGTCTGATCTTCGGGTTTCTGTTCTTGACAAGTGGCATGCTCATCAGCATACTGGGCATTTGGGTCCCTGGATGCGGCTCAGACTGGGCGCAGGAACCACTGAATGAGACAGACACGGCCGACGTGGAGCCCCAGATCTGTGGATTCCTGTCCCTGCAGATCATGGGGCCCTTGATTGTGCTCATGGGACTGTGTTTCTTTGTGGTTGCCCATGTTAAGAGAAACAACTTGAATGAGGGCCAGGATGCCTCCGAAAGTGAAGACAGACCGATGCAGAGCACGGAGCCCGTCCAGGTCACTGTAG GTGATGCCGTGATCAtattcccacctcccccaccaccttACTTTCCCGAGTCTTCAGCTTCCACAGTGACTCCGAGTCCTGGGGCTAATGGTTTGCTTCCAAATGAAAACCCACCTTCGtattacagtatttttaactatGG GACCCCAACTCCTGAGGACCAAGGCGCGGCCTCCGAGAGAGATCGTGAATCTATATATACCATTTCTGGGACTGCTTTGTCCTCTGAGATCTCAGTCACTCCGCATCTCTCCTCTGAACTGCCTCCcagatatgaagaaaaagaaatggcgGCAAACATAACCTCGTCTCCATCTTCTGAGCCTCCCCCACCGTGA
- the TMEM171 gene encoding transmembrane protein 171 isoform X1, giving the protein MSPVAAAEPDGVQRDRRVSKLIFFLFVFGAILLCVGVLLSIFGFQACQYKIFPDCSMVLKVAGPACAAVGLGAVILARSRARLQLREGRLRGSQADPDRAFICGESRQFAQCLIFGFLFLTSGMLISILGIWVPGCGSDWAQEPLNETDTADVEPQICGFLSLQIMGPLIVLMGLCFFVVAHVKRNNLNEGQDASESEDRPMQSTEPVQVTVGDAVIIFPPPPPPYFPESSASTVTPSPGANGLLPNENPPSYYSIFNYGRTPTPEDQGAASERDRESIYTISGTALSSEISVTPHLSSELPPRYEEKEMAANITSSPSSEPPPP; this is encoded by the exons ATGTCTCCTGTAGCTGCTGCTGAGCCAGATGGGGTCCAGCGGGACAGGCGTGTCAGCAagctcattttcttcctttttgtctttgGTGCCATCCTGTTGTGTGTGGGAGTCCTGCTCTCCATCTTTGGGTTCCAGGCATGCCAGTACAAAATCTTCCCAGACTGCAGCATGGTGCTGAAGGTCGCGGGGCCCGCCTGTGCCGCGGTGGGGCTCGGGGCTGTGATCCTGGCCCGCTCTCGGGCACGACTTCAGCTCCGAGAGGGGCGCCTGCGGGGCAGTCAGGCGGACCCTGACCGAGCCTTCATCTGTGGAGAGAGCCGCCAGTTTGCCCAGTGTCTGATCTTCGGGTTTCTGTTCTTGACAAGTGGCATGCTCATCAGCATACTGGGCATTTGGGTCCCTGGATGCGGCTCAGACTGGGCGCAGGAACCACTGAATGAGACAGACACGGCCGACGTGGAGCCCCAGATCTGTGGATTCCTGTCCCTGCAGATCATGGGGCCCTTGATTGTGCTCATGGGACTGTGTTTCTTTGTGGTTGCCCATGTTAAGAGAAACAACTTGAATGAGGGCCAGGATGCCTCCGAAAGTGAAGACAGACCGATGCAGAGCACGGAGCCCGTCCAGGTCACTGTAG GTGATGCCGTGATCAtattcccacctcccccaccaccttACTTTCCCGAGTCTTCAGCTTCCACAGTGACTCCGAGTCCTGGGGCTAATGGTTTGCTTCCAAATGAAAACCCACCTTCGtattacagtatttttaactatGG TAGGACCCCAACTCCTGAGGACCAAGGCGCGGCCTCCGAGAGAGATCGTGAATCTATATATACCATTTCTGGGACTGCTTTGTCCTCTGAGATCTCAGTCACTCCGCATCTCTCCTCTGAACTGCCTCCcagatatgaagaaaaagaaatggcgGCAAACATAACCTCGTCTCCATCTTCTGAGCCTCCCCCACCGTGA
- the TMEM174 gene encoding transmembrane protein 174, giving the protein MEQGSSRLEDFPLNVFSVTPYTPSASDIQVSDDDKAGATLLFSGIFLGLVGITFTIMGWIKYQGVSHFEWTQLLGPILLSVGVTFILIAVCKFKMLSCQVCKESEERVLDSEQTAGGQSFVFTGINQPITFHGATVVQYIPPPYSSQEPLGMNTAYLQPVVNPCGLIPPGGVVTATPSPPQYYTIYPPENTAFVGDPDYPSFVASGNDRSSPDADQLEETQLGDEDSTCFSPPPYEEIYSLPR; this is encoded by the exons ATGGAGCAGGGCAGCAGCCGCTTGGAGGACTTCCCTCTCAACGTGTTTTCCGTCACTCCTTACACACCCAGCGCCTCTGACATCCAGGTGTCCGATGATGACAAGGCAGGGGCCACCTTGCTCTTCTCAGGCATCTTCCTGGGACTGGTGGGGATCACGTTCACCATCATGGGCTGGATCAAATACCAAGGTGTCTCCCACTTTGAATGGACTCAGCTCCTTGGGCCCATCCTGCTGTCTGTCGGGGTGACATTCATCCTGATTGCCGTGTGCAAGTTCAAAATGCTCTCCTGCCAGGTGTGCAAGGAAAGTGAGGAAAGGGTCCTGGATTCGGAGCAGACGGCAGGAGGACAATCATTTGTTTTCACTGGTATCAACCAACCCATCACCTTCCATGGGGCCACTGTGGTGCAGTATATCCCTCCTCCTTACAGTTCTCAAGAGCCCCTTGGGATGAACACGGCCTACCTGCAGCCAGTGGTGAACCCCTGTGGTCTCATACCACCTGGAGGGGTGGTGACCGCCACGCCAAGCCCTCCTCAGTACTACACCATCTATCCTCCAGAGAACACTGCATTTGTTGGTGACCCAGACTACCCTTCCTTCGTGGCCAGTGGAAATGACAG ATCCAGCCCTGATGCTGACCAGCTAGAAGAGACACAGCTGGGAGACGAGGACTccacctgcttctctcctcccccctatGAGGAAATATATTCCCTCCCTCGCTAG